A region of Sugiyamaella lignohabitans strain CBS 10342 chromosome A, complete sequence DNA encodes the following proteins:
- the ORT1 gene encoding Ort1p (Ornithine transporter of the mitochondrial inner membrane; exports ornithine from mitochondria as part of arginine biosynthesis; human ortholog is associated with hyperammonaemia-hyperornithinaemia-homocitrullinuria (HHH) syndrome; GO_component: GO:0016021 - integral component of membrane [Evidence IEA]; GO_component: GO:0016021 - integral component of membrane [Evidence ISM] [PMID 12192589]; GO_component: GO:0016020 - membrane [Evidence IEA]; GO_component: GO:0005740 - mitochondrial envelope [Evidence IDA] [PMID 8798783]; GO_component: GO:0005743 - mitochondrial inner membrane [Evidence IEA,IEA]; GO_component: GO:0005739 - mitochondrion [Evidence IEA]; GO_function: GO:0000064 - L-ornithine transmembrane transporter activity [Evidence IDA] [PMID 9237680]; GO_process: GO:0006526 - arginine biosynthetic process [Evidence IEA]; GO_process: GO:0006526 - arginine biosynthetic process [Evidence IMP] [PMID 8798783]; GO_process: GO:0008652 - cellular amino acid biosynthetic process [Evidence IEA]; GO_process: GO:0000066 - mitochondrial ornithine transport [Evidence IDA] [PMID 9237680]; GO_process: GO:0006810 - transport [Evidence IEA]), producing MDSTVRSGSGLEPIRLIPELNNQPGSTASNVPVDPENSISTGTTTATSTTISTSSTTSLANAVKDVKEEVGDPISDIICGSLAGATGKLIEYPFDTVKVRLQSQPVDSQHTQFRGPLDCFRKSIQSEGIRGLYRGISSPIVGAAAENAALFFAYNILQNFIKDNNIQLSTSSASLVCGAGSGVFASFILTPIELVKCRIQVQMMQQTGPRVGAFKTILSIYKADGIRGFWRGQTGTLIRESGGSAAWFGAYEYVSALMKTVRGKEAAAASNNTDSMLAGAAAGISYNLSLFPADTIKSRMQTEQILNTTTTTNAVNSTSKGFFATGATIYRQGGISALYRGCGITLARAAPSSAVIFLVYENLKGFKNKYL from the coding sequence ATGGACTCGACAGTTCGATCCGGCAGTGGGCTTGAACCCATTAGATTAATACCTGAGCTGAATAATCAGCCAGGGAGCACAGCATCAAACGTTCCAGTTGATCCAGAGAATTCCATTTCAACTGGTACTACCACGGCCACATCCACAACCATATCCACATCGTCTACAACATCGTTGGCAAATGCTGTTAAAGACGTTAAAGAAGAGGTTGGCGACCCGATTTCCGATATCATCTGTGGTTCGCTAGCAGGTGCTACAGGCAAACTTATAGAGTATCCATTTGATACAGTCAAGGTACGATTACAGAGTCAGCCAGTGGATTCTCAACACACTCAGTTTCGAGGACCTTTAGACTGTTTTCGCAAGAGTATACAGTCAGAAGGTATTCGAGGACTATATCGAGGCATTTCGTCTCCTATTgtaggagcagctgctgagaaCGCAGCGCTCTTTTTTGCATACAACATACTTCAAAATTTCATTAAGGACAATAACATTCAACTCAGCACCTCCTCGGCTTCTCTCGTCTGTGGAGCAGGAAGTGGAGTATTTGCATCGTTCATTCTCACCCCTATAGAGCTCGTCAAGTGTCGAATCCAAGTCCAGATGATGCAGCAGACCGGGCCTCGAGTGGGTGCTTTCAAAACCATCCTTTCTATTTATAAAGCAGACGGTATTCGAGGATTCTGGCGAGGTCAAACCGGAACCCTGATTCGTGAATCTGGTGGCTCGGCAGCCTGGTTTGGCGCCTATGAATACGTCAGTGCGCTTATGAAAACAGTTCGAGGCAAAGaagccgctgctgccagcaACAACACTGATTCGATGCtggctggagctgctgccggtaTCTCGTACAATCTGTCACTATTCCCTGCTGACACCATTAAATCCCGCATGCAAACCGAACAAATTctcaacaccaccaccaccacaaaCGCAGTAAACAGTACCTCCAAGGGCTTTTTTGCTACCGGAGCCACTATCTACCGCCAAGGAGGTATCTCCGCTCTGTACCGGGGCTGTGGCATCACCCTTGCACGAGCAGCACCCTCCAGCGCCGTCATCTTTCTTGTCTACGAGAATCTCAAGggattcaaaaataaatatttatag
- a CDS encoding aldo-keto reductase superfamily protein (NADPH-dependent alpha-keto amide reductase; reduces aromatic alpha-keto amides, aliphatic alpha-keto esters, and aromatic alpha-keto esters; member of the aldo-keto reductase (AKR) family; protein abundance increases in response to DNA replication stress; GO_component: GO:0005737 - cytoplasm [Evidence IEA,IEA]; GO_component: GO:0005737 - cytoplasm [Evidence IDA] [PMID 14562095]; GO_component: GO:0005634 - nucleus [Evidence IEA,IEA]; GO_component: GO:0005634 - nucleus [Evidence IDA] [PMID 14562095]; GO_component: GO:0005886 - plasma membrane [Evidence IDA] [PMID 16622836]; GO_function: GO:0004032 - alditol:NADP+ 1-oxidoreductase activity [Evidence IDA,ISS] [PMID 11306085]; GO_function: GO:0004033 - aldo-keto reductase (NADP) activity [Evidence IDA] [PMID 17140678]; GO_function: GO:0051268 - alpha-keto amide reductase activity [Evidence IDA] [PMID 15564669]; GO_function: GO:0051269 - alpha-keto ester reductase activity [Evidence IDA] [PMID 15564669]; GO_function: GO:0016491 - oxidoreductase activity [Evidence IEA,IEA]; GO_process: GO:0043603 - cellular amide metabolic process [Evidence IDA] [PMID 15564669]; GO_process: GO:0006725 - cellular aromatic compound metabolic process [Evidence IDA] [PMID 16268655]; GO_process: GO:0042180 - cellular ketone metabolic process [Evidence IDA] [PMID 17140678]; GO_process: GO:0034599 - cellular response to oxidative stress [Evidence IGI] [PMID 17919749]; GO_process: GO:0055114 - oxidation-reduction process [Evidence IEA,IEA]) — protein MSQTYTLNNGTKIPSIGFGVWKTPPNITDTVVELALGFGYRHIDTAKAYENEKEAADAIAKFLKENKDVSREDIFYTTKIFTDDFGHEKTKKAIEKALEAASSIGYIDLLLLHAPERPATARLGAYKALQEAVEEGKVKNIGVSNYGVSHLKELFEWPEFKIKPVVNQIQINPWLQHNDIVDYCAKNDILIESYSPLLRGDGLNKPELVDLAKKYKVDSAQILIRWNLQKGYLPLPKSATASRIKSNFTAYDFELSQEDVDTLGDKNAYELAEGTAWDPTKWD, from the coding sequence ATGTCGCAAACTTATACTCTCAACAATGGAACGAAAATCCCTAGTATTGGATTTGGTGTTTGGAAAACACCTCCAAATATCACTGATACGGTAGTAGAACTGGCCCTGGGTTTCGGATACAGACACATTGACACTGCAAAGGCATATGAGAACGAgaaagaggcagcagatgCAATTGCAAAGTTCCTCAAGGAGAATAAGGATGTCTCTAGAGAGGATATTTTCTATACGACCAAGATTTTTACTGATGACTTCGGCCATGAAAAGACCAAAAAGGCTATAGAGAAAGCGCTGGAGGCCGCATCATCTATTGGCTACATTGATCTCTTATTGCTACATGCACCTGAACGACCAGCTACAGCCCGTCTAGGAGCATATAAGGCACTCCAAGAGGCTGtggaagaaggaaaagTCAAGAATATCGGTGTTTCCAACTACGGAGTATCCCATCTTAAGGAGCTGTTTGAATGGCCGGAATTTAAAATCAAACCTGTGGTCAATCAAATCCAGATCAACCCATGGTTGCAACATAACGACATTGTTGACTACTGTGCGAAAAACGATATTTTAATCGAGTCGTATTCCCCTCTACTTCGAGGAGACGGGCTCAATAAACCCGAGTTGGTGGACCTGGCTAAGAAATACAAAGTTGACAGTGCACAAATCCTGATCCGCTGGAATCTCCAAAAGGGATATCTTCCTTTACCAAAATCAGCCACTGCCTCTCGTATAAAGAGCAACTTTACAGCTTATGATTTCGAGCTGTCGCAGGAAGACGTGGACACCCTGGGTGACAAAAATGCCTACGAGCTCGCTGAGGGCACCGCCTGGGACCCGACCAAGTGGGATTAG
- the HRD3 gene encoding ubiquitin ligase complex subunit HRD3 (ER membrane protein that plays a central role in ERAD; forms HRD complex with Hrd1p and ER-associated protein degradation (ERAD) determinants that engages in lumen to cytosol communication and coordination of ERAD events; GO_component: GO:0000839 - Hrd1p ubiquitin ligase ERAD-L complex [Evidence IDA] [PMID 16873066]; GO_component: GO:0000838 - Hrd1p ubiquitin ligase ERAD-M complex [Evidence IDA] [PMID 16873066]; GO_component: GO:0005783 - endoplasmic reticulum [Evidence IEA]; GO_component: GO:0005789 - endoplasmic reticulum membrane [Evidence IEA]; GO_component: GO:0005789 - endoplasmic reticulum membrane [Evidence IPI] [PMID 16619026]; GO_component: GO:0016021 - integral component of membrane [Evidence IEA]; GO_component: GO:0034099 - luminal surveillance complex [Evidence IDA] [PMID 16873065]; GO_component: GO:0016020 - membrane [Evidence IEA]; GO_function: GO:0004842 - ubiquitin-protein transferase activity [Evidence IDA] [PMID 11390656]; GO_process: GO:0030433 - ER-associated ubiquitin-dependent protein catabolic process [Evidence IDA] [PMID 12105183]; GO_process: GO:0030970 - retrograde protein transport, ER to cytosol [Evidence IMP] [PMID 24292014]), which produces MRLFRVDTAYFVVTVIAGLIAYVNANDVQSGNVQNHVHAVANVEPINAEPEIEIATTENEQNNLVFQEADDNSQGFSDHEIELDSDESEVFVGEAIDSDYVHSINNEHVIVEDNYDYTDSGEEFQKYDEHVGDVEQAHVTDIKDSSSSIVETGAETTSVNAADAAKGNLLFSEAMAILDSIQQLLSDSKATVTPSLPSHAILTSSNMPLPLRARSGPAQIRRYLVQKLRHPKELIKKSITNLLGPSLQEQTDYEIDLENRNHEISEKLSEAISLLEESAQVGSADGLYMLADMHFYGNYTCERDFPKAIEYYEQLADRGNSTAQFMIGLAYSTGLFNTVPVDQAKASLYYTFAAYGGDVRAKMAMGFRHLAAIAGPTNYEAAYGFYRSAAEKSLDYYLNSGVPATLGKRHLGHNSFIIADEFYGGIFGQGASDTSSGSGLARFNRNQLYGLGPIEGILEFDEFVSDESLIVQFALAALFYEGGIYSEPDYKRAVGHALRGAGQVWDINSSSVEPIRGATAKLDKDSMHFATRCAGFLGQRYLRGEGVAQNTTKALEWFRRGVANGDAISHDGLGLMFLYGVEVPRDVDQALEHLKIAAAKNLPGAQMNLARIYRARGDKVSEMEFVTNAANANHLEALFIYSDHLISSQKHAEKDDGSGRGITYEESVLLLKQLTERVEDYHSPLRWAQKMYREGDTVSALLGFLIAAEQGYESAQVNVAYILDESPGYIDMTNGSAGVKSIFPNSSLTSLIYWTRASKQVNTDAQVKMGDYYLKGIGTTANPEKAAACYSAASDRGNGMASWNLGWMYENGIGHENDYHLAKRYYDHALVSSPEAYLPVKLSLLQLHLKAYWNTLTGGKIRDIIPEAKPKLSFKEQWDQFWVRWKEMEFKIWNEYAEEAGEFNISNLDWIDAEGDLVDSLVIVGFFSAIILFLWWKQRRDEAARQQRAPDQPQARQPEPEPVPRPATENHRDDAGGHPENEPVLNRRFGANLGRPNGEPNPFTLPNI; this is translated from the coding sequence ATGAGGCTATTCCGTGTGGACACAGCTTATTTTGTTGTCACTGTGATAGCAGGACTAATTGCATATGTGAACGCAAATGATGTTCAGAGCGGGAATGTTCAAAACCATGTGCATGCTGTTGCTAATGTCGAACCTATAAATGCTGAACCTGAGATTGAGATTGCCACTACGGAAAAtgaacaaaataatttggTATTTCAGGAAGCAGATGACAATAGCCAAGGATTCTCTGACCATGAAATTGAATTAGATTCTGATGAATCTGAGGTTTTCGTTGGGGAGGCAATTGATAGTGACTATGTTCATAGCATTAATAATGAGCATGTGATCGTTGAGGACAATTATGATTATACTGATAGTGGTGAAgaatttcaaaaatatgATGAACatgttggtgatgttgagCAGGCTCACGTAACGGATATCAAagattcatcttcttcaattgtcGAAACAGGGGCTGAAACCACGAGCGTAAACGCAGCCGATGCAGCAAAAGGCAATTTACTATTTTCGGAAGCCATGGCTATCTTGGATTCAATTCAGCAGCTATTATCTGATTCAAAGGCTACGGTAACACCATCTCTTCCATCGCATGCAATTCTGACTTCTTCTAACATGCCCTTGCCACTAAGAGCACGGTCTGGTCCAGCTCAAATTAGACGATATCTCGTACAAAAATTGCGGCACCCGAAAGAGTTGAttaaaaaatcaataaCCAACCTGCTGGGTCCATCTCTTCAAGAACAAACTGATTATGAAATCGATCTCGAAAACAGAAATCACGAAATTTCAGAAAAGCTATCTGAAGCAATAAGCTTACTAGAAGAATCAGCCCAGGTTGGTTCGGCCGACGGTTTATATATGTTGGCTGATATGCATTTCTATGGAAATTATACTTGTGAAAGAGACTTCCCCAAGGCAATTGAGTACTACGAGCAATTAGCGGATCGTGGTAACTCTACTGCTCAGTTCATGATTGGTCTTGCCTACTCTACCGGCTTGTTTAATACGGTACCTGTGGATCAAGCCAAGGCTTCATTGTATTATACATTTGCAGCATATGGAGGAGATGTCAGAGCTAAGATGGCCATGGGATTTCGTCACCTAGCAGCTATTGCTGGACCTACCAACTATGAGGCGGCATACGGATTTTATaggtctgctgctgagaagaGTTTAGATTATTACTTGAACAGTGGTGTTCCTGCAACTCTAGGCAAACGTCATTTGGGCCATAACTCGTTTATTATTGCTGACGAGTTTTACGGCGGTATTTTTGGTCAAGGTGCTAGTGATACCTCCTCTGGTAGTGGATTAGCTAGGTTTAATAGGAACCAGTTGTATGGTTTAGGACCAATTGAAGGTATTTTAGAATTTGACGAATTTGTATCTGATGAGTCATTAATTGTTCAATTTGCACTGGCAGCTCTATTTTACGAGGGTGGCATATACTCAGAACCCGATTATAAAAGAGCCGTTGGTCATGCGCTACGAGGCGCGGGTCAAGTCTGGGACATTAACAGCTCAAGTGTGGAGCCTATCCGAGGAGCTACTGCAAAACTTGACAAAGATTCGATGCATTTTGCTACAAGGTGTGCTGGGTTCTTGGGCCAACGGTATCTTCGAGGTGAAGGTGTGGCTCAGAATACCACCAAAGCGCTGGAGTGGTTTCGAAGAGGAGTTGCCAATGGTGATGCGATCTCGCATGACGGCCTTGGGCTTATGTTTTTATACGGAGTAGAAGTACCAAGAGATGTTGACCAAGCTTTGGAACATTTGAAgatagctgctgctaagaaCCTTCCTGGAGCTCAAATGAACCTAGCACGTATTTACAGAGCTCGAGGTGACAAGGTTAGCGAAATGGAGTTTGTTACAAACGCTGCCAACGCAAATCATCTAGAGGCTTTGTTTATTTACTCTGACCATCTTATTTCAAGCCAAAAGCATGCCGAAAAAGATGACGGCAGCGGAAGAGGTATTACATATGAAGAATCAGTGCTCTTGTTGAAGCAGCTAACTGAAAGAGTTGAAGATTACCATTCTCCTCTCAGGTGGGCCCAGAAAATGTATAGGGAAGGAGACACTGTGTCAGCACTGTTGGGATTtcttattgctgctgaacaGGGATACGAATCTGCTCAGGTCAATGTGGCATATATTCTAGACGAGTCTCCTGGTTATATCGACATGACAAATGGCAGTGCTGGTGTGAAAAGCATATTTCCTAACTCTTCGTTGACGAGTCTTATTTACTGGACTCGAGCATCCAAGCAAGTAAATACTGATGCCCAGGTCAAAATGGGTGACTATTATTTGAAAGGAATTGGTACAACTGCTAATCCCGAAAAGGCAGCTGCTTGTTATAGCGCTGCGTCAGATCGAGGTAATGGAATGGCCAGCTGGAATCTGGGATGGATGTATGAGAATGGTATTGGCCACGAAAACGACTACCACCTAGCGAAACGATATTACGACCATGCTTTAGTATCTTCACCAGAAGCGTATTTACCTGTAAAGCTATCACTATTGCAGCTGCATCTAAAAGCATATTGGAACACCTTGACTGGTGGGAAAATACGAGACATTATCCCCGAGGCGAAGCCAAAGCTGTCATTCAAAGAACAATGGGACCAGTTCTGGGTGAGATGGAAAGAGATGGAGTTCAAGATCTGGAACGAATACGCTGAAGAAGCGGGCGAGTTCAATATCTCTAACCTCGACTGGATAGATGCAGAGGGTGATTTGGTGGATTCTCTTGTAATTGTAGGTTTCTTTTCTGCTATAATTTTGTTCTTATGGTGGAAGCAAAGGcgagatgaagcagctcGACAACAGCGAGCTCCAGATCAACCACAAGCCCGTCAGCCTGAACCCGAACCAGTGCCTCGTCCAGCTACAGAGAATCATAGGgatgatgctggtggtcaCCCAGAGAACGAACCTGTTCTGAACAGAAGATTTGGTGCTAACCTTGGTCGACCAAACGGGGAACCCAACCCGTTCACTCTCCCAAACATATGA
- the TAD2 gene encoding Tad2p (Subunit of tRNA-specific adenosine-34 deaminase; forms a heterodimer with Tad3p that converts adenosine to inosine at the wobble position of several tRNAs; GO_component: GO:0005737 - cytoplasm [Evidence IDA] [PMID 14562095]; GO_component: GO:0005634 - nucleus [Evidence IDA] [PMID 14562095]; GO_function: GO:0003824 - catalytic activity [Evidence IEA]; GO_function: GO:0016787 - hydrolase activity [Evidence IEA,IEA]; GO_function: GO:0046872 - metal ion binding [Evidence IEA]; GO_function: GO:0008251 - tRNA-specific adenosine deaminase activity [Evidence IDA] [PMID 10550050]; GO_function: GO:0008270 - zinc ion binding [Evidence IEA]; GO_process: GO:0006400 - tRNA modification [Evidence IDA] [PMID 10550050]; GO_process: GO:0008033 - tRNA processing [Evidence IEA]), giving the protein MLLRRFYIQENEKAPVPKTKKSRELKTEFMPLDYSKYIASEEEFIELYGEDQLFIYRASLSASQDSAIAQPDEDDDSELSEEYDLHPKKRKMSIEVKGIELPETYAVKI; this is encoded by the coding sequence ATGCTTCTGAGGAGGTTCTATATCCAAGAGAATGAAAAGGCTCCAGTGCCAAAAACGAAGAAAAGTAGAGAGCTCAAGACAGAGTTTATGCCTCTTGATTACTCGAAGTACATTgcatcagaagaagagtttATTGAGCTATATGGTGAAGACCAGTTATTCATCTATCGAGCTTCACTCAGTGCGTCACAAGACAGTGCGATAGCACAGCcagacgaagacgacgactcAGAGCTGAGCGAGGAGTACGATCTACACCCCAAGAAACGGAAAATGTCCATCGAAGTCAAGGGCATAGAGCTTCCAGAGACATATGCAGTGAAAATATGA